Genomic DNA from Niabella ginsenosidivorans:
ATATCGCCCTGCTGTAAGGCTTGCAGGTACTGGGCTTTTAAATGTTTTTTACTCATTGGTATTAGGATTTAATCGGTCAATAATGGCGTCCAGCACATCCTCATCCAGGTTATTAAAGTCAATTTGTTGTGACATTTTTTGGGGTAAGGCGAACTTTAATAGGGACTGGAAAGCTGAAAACTTATCCTTCGGCTCAAGTTCTATCCACGCCCGCTGAAGACCAGATTTATTTTGATTCAGAAACTCCGAAATAAATAACCTCAGCTCGGTTGTTGTTTTGTTTGGTGTTCCAGGCTTTCGCCCGGCTTCATTTCCTGATTGTCCTTTTTTAAATGGCATAGTATTGTTTTTTTATTGTTGTTTTCAATTAAAAATTATTTAAATCAACGGTCGGGGATTAAATTCTGTTTAGATCAACGTAGATTTCTTAAAAAGTATTTAAATCAACGCGGGATCTTTAAATTTTATTTAAAACGGACTGTTATCTACGTTCAGTAACAGATTCAATTTGGGATCCTTTGGTTCAAACACAACCAGCTCATCGCCAGGGATCTGCTGCATCACAGACTTTAATTCATCCAGTGTGGCCGTTAAAAACATTGGTTGGTCTGGATCACCGGTATCAACTGTGTATCGCCATCCACTTGGATTTTGTTTTCCTCTATCCAACACGAAACGATACATTGCCGATCGGCTTCTAAACATCCACCGTTCGGAACGGCCATCGTTGTACCCGTAATACAACAGGCATTCATGTGTGGTTCCGTATAAGGATCCATTTTGGCCGTCATACCTGATCGTTTCGGGGTCTGCCTTGATTATTTGTGTCATCGTTTAAATAATTTATCGGTTAAAAAAATATAGTTTGTTATTTTGGGATGGCTGATCCCAAGCGGCCGGGTAGCCTTCCGGTGTCAGGGCTACTATTGACCCGTCTTTGAGAATTTCAAAATCATATTCATCCTGTGGGGAGTTTTTAGACGCTTCCAGGATCTGCTTTTCTTTTTGTAGGGCTTGGTGCTTTTTTTCTTGTTGGGCCTCAAAATCAGCCCAGGGCGTCTTTAAAAGGAAATCAGCTATATCAAGCCCCGCCTGCTTTTCCGTTGGGGTGCATTTTTTTTCCAACAGGCCTGAAACAGCAATATGTGTACCCGGTAATGCGGCCCGGATTTCATCGGCTTTCTTATTCCAGGTATCGAAGCCGTTAGCATCTGGGAATAATATTATCCTGCAAGCCCTAACCGGCCTTAATTTTTCAGTTGTCAGGCCCTGAAGTCCACCACAGGCCATCCAAACGAGGTCGGGGAAGTACATAGAGCAAACAATAGCGCTCTTTTCACTTTCGACCACTGCCACCGGTTTGTTTTCATCCATTAAGTGCAGACCGAATAGATGCTGGCGTAGTTCGTAATTCGGGATGTTGGCCAGTTTATGAACCCATGTGAATTTTTGTTTATTTCGCCTGCCGGTTGTGGGATCATAGACCATGATCTTTCCGCCCCTAACAATATTATTACGGCATACCTGCCAAAACACAGTAGCGCCGGGCCAATGCTTGCTCGTTCCGATGTTGTAGCGGCGAACCAACCATGCAACTTGATTCGCCGGGAATATCCGTTGCAACCATGAGGTAAAATTATCATCCCCGGTGAGGGTGCGGTGCATGAGGTTTTTATCTATGTAGGTAACGGCGTCTGGTTTCTTTTTGTTTCCTTCGGGAAACAAGGGTTGACCATTTATCTGATCGGGCAGGAAGGTTTGGCCGCAGCTGTGGCAATAACCTGCGGTATCATATCCAGTATAAGGAGTAAACTTACCATCGCGGTTGCTACGGCCACAAGGGCATTGTTTCGCCCGGTACCTATTTTTATCAAATTTCAAATCGCTCATTGCTCCTATTTTTAGAGTTACGTACCGCGTACCTTTACGTACCGCGTACTTGGTACGCGAGGTACGCTGGGTACGCGAGGTACGCGCTTTATGTTTTAAACCATTTTCTTACAGCACCTTCCGATACACCCATGCGTCTTCCTATTTCCCGGTTACTTACGCCCTGTTCGCGTAATACGCGGGCTTCCTCCTTACGGGCGGTAGTGTCTTTTTCTGTTAGGTTTTTCAGGTGCTCAAACTCATTGCCGTATCCAATTAATTCAAAACGTAGATAATCATCCTTTACTAACTGATATAAGGCCACGTTTTCCAGATCATACCTAAGCTCTCCATCACGAACCTTCACCTGTTTTACATAGCGCAAATATTTATCCGTAGCGCTCCGGCCAATGGTAAAAACCGAATCCACTAAGTTGGCTTTCATCTTAGAGCCTTGTAGATCGTTTAATTGAATGGGGCGGGTAGTATCTACCTTCTTATTGTGCTCAATGGCCACAATGGTTATGCCTCGCTCAGCCTTTAAATCGTTTAACCCTTCTAAGATTGGTATTGTAGCTTTTGCAGTATCGGTATCGCCAGCCGCCAGTTTTGTGAGATTATCAATAAAAACTACCTGTGCGCCGGTACAATCTATTAATGCACTAAGGCTTTGGAGAAAGAACCCTGTATAGCTTATATCTTTGGGCGCTCTGCGCATACGGCTATATCCTATACGATAAAGTGTTTCAGGCATTTTGTATGCAGCGCCGTTGTCCGAGGTGTACCGTTTCTGAAACTGCTTTTTAGAAAGCTCAAGATCAAGAAACAGTACTTTATATCCTTGCTGTGCAATGTGGATTGCCGCCTGCATACATAGGACAGTTTTCCCTAATCCAGTATCAGCAAAACATATCACCATTTCTCCTTCCTGGATTAAACAATCAAACAGGTAAACAGGATCGGGCATGGATGCAGCTTCCTTAATAGCATCGTTTGCAGTTTGCAATTCAAACAGGCCTACATCATTACTGGCGGCGTGATTCTGTATTGCCTCTATTTCCTGCGCTACTATTTCCGGGTAAATTGAATTATCTTTGCTGTGTTGTTCTTCCAAAGAATTTACGGCGTGTGTTGTGGTGTTCATACGCCGTTTTTATTTTAATTCTGCTTTGGTTTCTTTGACCGCAGCCATTACTTGGTCACGCAAAAAATATGTACGCCGCCCGACCTTGTGTCGCCGGAGAATTCCTGCTGCATCCCAAGCGTGAACCGTGGGCAGGGATATACCAAATTCTTCGGCAACTTCTACCCTCGACATTAATCGTTTTTTGGGTTCGCCTGTTTGCATTACCGCCGATATTTCCGATCTAACCGCCTCCTTTATTATACCGGTAAAATCCCCCAGTAGTTTCTCATACGGAACATTTTCGATTTGCATTAAAGTTGTTTGCATGTTTTTTAATTTGACATCAAAAGTATGTCAAACCTTAAAAAGAGGACAAAAACGTTAATTTTATAATACAGCTGAAACCCTTTGCTGTATTAGCTTTCATTGTATTTTACAGGAAATGGAAATGGTAAAAACGTTAATTGATAAGCTGAAAACGTTAATTGGATTCGTCTTCTTCTGCCATCTTAATAATATTCTTTCTGTATTCAGTTGGTGATTTGTCGGGGTCTTTTAGGTTTATCGGCTTAAATTGCTGTGCGATACTCGTGGAATACCGGGCTTCAAAAAACCTTCTAATTTTTATGCGTGACACTTTATCGCTGCGTTTCCTGAACCAGCGTCTGGCTATAAGTTCGTCTATTAGCAGAGCAATTTCTTTCTTTTTTCCAGGGGCAATCTTTCTTTTAATCAAAAGCTTCCTTTCTGTTAATGCACGTTCCAGACGTAGAAAGCAATCCACTTTGGTCGCTATAAATATTTCCTCCAATTCAGCTCTGTCGGGTGTCCAGCCGGTTTCAATTCGATGCAGAAGATCTTCCAGCTTAGATATAAAATAATCACTGGTTGCGAGCGATTCAAAAATAGGGTTGGCCTTGTTGGACTTGGACATAAGGATTAACCATCGAACATAATCCGAACCGTTTATATCTGGGTTTTCATAAAGAAATTCTTCAATGATTTCAACCAGAACATCTGTCCTTGCCACCGCCAATAATCCAGTTGGAATGTCACCAATGGGCATTCCCTTATTACCCGATAAAGCGTTTAGCCATTCAAGCTCCTTACCCATAACGCGCTGAGCTAATTCCAAACGGCTGGCTCTTTCTTTCAGTTGTTCAGGAGTATATTTTTTCTGGAGCCACTGTTCGTATTCCTTATGAAATTTCTCAAACCCCATTGTTCATATTTTTAAAGTGTCTTTGCAATACTTGTGCGTGTTCTTCTTTGGTCAGTCGCAGATAAGCAAGAAAAGCCTTTTCTGTT
This window encodes:
- a CDS encoding DUF6371 domain-containing protein — encoded protein: MSDLKFDKNRYRAKQCPCGRSNRDGKFTPYTGYDTAGYCHSCGQTFLPDQINGQPLFPEGNKKKPDAVTYIDKNLMHRTLTGDDNFTSWLQRIFPANQVAWLVRRYNIGTSKHWPGATVFWQVCRNNIVRGGKIMVYDPTTGRRNKQKFTWVHKLANIPNYELRQHLFGLHLMDENKPVAVVESEKSAIVCSMYFPDLVWMACGGLQGLTTEKLRPVRACRIILFPDANGFDTWNKKADEIRAALPGTHIAVSGLLEKKCTPTEKQAGLDIADFLLKTPWADFEAQQEKKHQALQKEKQILEASKNSPQDEYDFEILKDGSIVALTPEGYPAAWDQPSQNNKLYFFNR
- a CDS encoding helix-turn-helix transcriptional regulator, producing the protein MQTTLMQIENVPYEKLLGDFTGIIKEAVRSEISAVMQTGEPKKRLMSRVEVAEEFGISLPTVHAWDAAGILRRHKVGRRTYFLRDQVMAAVKETKAELK
- a CDS encoding AAA family ATPase, with the translated sequence MNTTTHAVNSLEEQHSKDNSIYPEIVAQEIEAIQNHAASNDVGLFELQTANDAIKEAASMPDPVYLFDCLIQEGEMVICFADTGLGKTVLCMQAAIHIAQQGYKVLFLDLELSKKQFQKRYTSDNGAAYKMPETLYRIGYSRMRRAPKDISYTGFFLQSLSALIDCTGAQVVFIDNLTKLAAGDTDTAKATIPILEGLNDLKAERGITIVAIEHNKKVDTTRPIQLNDLQGSKMKANLVDSVFTIGRSATDKYLRYVKQVKVRDGELRYDLENVALYQLVKDDYLRFELIGYGNEFEHLKNLTEKDTTARKEEARVLREQGVSNREIGRRMGVSEGAVRKWFKT